The following proteins come from a genomic window of Micromonas commoda chromosome 2, complete sequence:
- a CDS encoding predicted protein has product RLRYKCNALAAWWVTQACLIATLLLFGDAPFRWIASRWGELATCAVVVADVASVGLYLHHRNADVEDELTNPVYDVFMGVVANPRSFGGRLDWKLFTELRASWATLFILTLAASLAGAGDHNLEHAMDDDGTGTIGLFFFCPRRRISNASFLLLFAHWLYANACHKGEACVPFTFDVMREKFGWMLCFWNLAGVPFVYSANAFFVAKNDVRLTTPRFAFVLALLLSAYYVWDTSQAQRVRFRAKHLGVGLGKRPYAFPELPWSELRSPVAISTARGFPLLASGWVGMARKIHYTADLAMACAWALACDRWPWQSAVVWFYPAFFLAMITHRAGRDERRCSEKYGDDWRRLKERVPNVWVPGVF; this is encoded by the exons cggctgaGGTACAAGTgcaacgccctcgcggcgtggtGGGTGACGCAGGCGTGCCTGATCGCGACGctcctcctcttcggcgacgcgcccttTCGCTGGATCGCCAGTCGATggggcgagctcgcgacgtgcgccgtggtcgtcgccgacgtcgcctccgtcgggCTCTACCTTCACCATCGaa ACGCCGATGTCGAAGACGAGCTAACGAACCCGGTGTACGACGTCTTCATGGGCGTCGTCGCAAACCCTCGGTCGTTCGGGGGAAGGCTCGACTGGAAGCTGTTCACCGAACTTCGAGCGAGCTGGGCGACGCTCTTCATCCTGACGCTGGCCGCGTCTCTCGCGGGAGCCGGCGACCATAACCTTGAGCACGCCATGGATGACGACGGGACTGGGACGATCGGCTTGTTCTTCTtctgcccgcggcgtcgtatctcgaacgcgtcgtttCTCCTGCTGTTCGCGCACTGGCTGTACGCCAACGCGTGCCACAAGGGCGAGGCGTGCGTCCCGTTCACGTTCGACGTCATGAGGGAGAAGTTCGGGTGGATGCTGTGTTTCTggaacctcgcgggcgtTCCTTTCGTGTACTCGGCCAACGCTTTCTTCGTCGCGAAAAACGACGTGAGGCTGACGACGCCCCGCTTCGCCTTCGTCCTGGCGCTGTTACTCTCCGCGTATTACGTCTGGGACACCTCGCAGGCGCAGCGCGTGCGATTTCGCGCGAAGCACCTGGGCGTGGGCCTCGGAAAGCGCCCGTACGCCTTCCCCGAGCTCCCTTGGAGCGAGTTGcgctcgcccgtcgcgataTCTACGGCACGAGGGTTCCCGCTTCTCGCCAGCGGATGGGTCGGGATGGCGAGAAAGATTCACTAcaccgcggacctcgcgatggcgtgcGCGTGGGCCCTGGCGTGCGACCGGTGGCCGTGGCAGAGCGCCGTGGTCTGGTTCTACCCGGCGTTCTTTCTCGCCATGATCACGCACAGGGCGGGGAGGGACGAACGAAGGTGCTCTGAAAAATACGGGGACGACTGGCGAAGACTTAAGGAACGAGTGCCCAACGTGTGGGTCCCCGGGGTGTTCTGA
- a CDS encoding predicted protein has protein sequence MRVADRSKPVAAPANSARVGRLARSRDCVSDLVTVGKGFHFEGARSHSSAGVQSARTGRARCEFTRGLDSELILGERIARSRSERREKGARTERAVAMGAPAGGGGGGRGGGRGGGRGRGRGRGGGGGKGGRGGKKVSTKNQMRNIQRLLKREGLPEKLRLEKQRELEKLEGIFKENKQAERERKMAVKYHKVKFFERVKLTRAIEKLEKANPDERRRPDAVTRELESLRDDLHYVTNFPKGYKYVSVLKGDAEDDAIKRKREKLRQIIKERGLADAALAEANEGGTDVAAAAAAKKDDGKEKDDFFMESDSDSDSDSGSD, from the coding sequence ATGCGGGTTGCTGATCGATCGAAGCCCGTAGCAGCTCCGGCGAATTCAGCTCGCGTTGGCAGGCTGGCGCGCTCACGTGACTGCGTGAGTGACCTCGTCACCGTGGGAAAAGGATTTCATTTCGAGGGCGCCCGAAGCCACAGTTCAGCGGGGGTCCAGAGCGCTCGGACGGGCCGAGCCCGGTGTGAATTCACGCGCGGGCTAGACTCGGAGCTCATACTcggcgagcgcatcgcgagGTCGCGGTCGGAGCGGAGAGAGAAGGGAGCGCGAACGGAGAGGGCGGTCGCCATGGGAGCACcggcaggcggcggcggcggtggtcgcggcggtggtcgcggcgggggccggggccggggccggggccgaggcggcggcggcgggaagggcggcaggggcggcaAGAAAGTCTCCACAAAGAACCAGATGAGGAACATCCAACGCCTGCTCAAGCGCGAGGGCCTGCCGGAGAAGCTGCGCCTCGAGaagcagcgcgagctcgagaagctgGAGGGCATCTTCAAGGAGAACAAGCAGGCGGAGAGAGAGCGGAAGATGGCGGTCAAGTACCACAAGGTCAAGTTCTTCGAGCGCGTCAAGCTCACGCGAGCGATCGAGAAGCTCGAGAAGGCCAACccggacgagcggcggcgaccggacgcggtgacgagggAGCTCGAGTCGCTGCGGGACGACCTGCACTACGTGACCAACTTTCCAAAGGGGTACAAGTACGTGTCGGTGCTCAAGGgagacgcggaggacgacgccatcaAGCGCAAGCGGGAGAAGCTGAGGCAAATCATCAAGGAGCGCGGgctggcggacgccgcgctggcggaggcgaacgagggcgggacggacgtcgcggcggctgccgccgctAAGAAGGATGACGGAAAGGAGAAGGATGACTTCTTCATGGAAAGCGACTcagactcggactcggactcgggcTCGGACTGA
- a CDS encoding Drug/Metabolite transporter superfamily (UDP-glucuronic acid/UDP-N-acetylgalactosamine): MGFINKAVMSVYGLEESNFLLLCQMAVTVAVLFFLRGAGRVQFAPISLAQAKKLLPVAILYNANVAFALASLAKVSVPTYNTLKRLTPAVVLAANKALRLRPDPSKEVVACIVVVVLGCLIAGYGDLEFDPRGYVMGLTSCALQASYLLVVERTGAERGMNSIEIMVYNAMLSSPPLFLVVLATGELGSGIERLSAMSGDVGFVSVFVLALLAGMLLNYALFLCTLTNSALTTTVVGVLKGVVSTALGFFLLGGGVDPSVTHVMGILTNTVGGVAYSCVTYSEKQAKRRMKVKNSDLDLAGSEGK; this comes from the coding sequence atgggcTTCATCAACAAGGCTGTGATGAGCGTCTACGGCTTGGAGGAGAGCAACTTCCTGCTGCTCTGCCAGATGGCGGTCACCGTGGCGGTACTCTTCTTTCTGCGCGGTGCCGGGAGGGTGCAGTTCGCGCCCATCAGCCTCGCGCAGGCCAAGAAGCTGCTCCCGGTGGCGATTTTGTACAATGCGAACGTCGccttcgcgctcgccagTCTCGCCAAGGTGAGCGTGCCGACCTACAACACGCTGAAGCGGCtgacgcccgcggtggtcctcgccgcgaacaaGGCGCTGCGACTGAGGCCCGATCCTTCCAAGGAGGTCGTCGCGtgcatcgtcgtcgtggtgctCGGGTGCCTCATCGCGGGATACGGGGACTTGGAGTTCGATCCCAGGGGGTACGTGATGGGCCTCACGTCTTGCGCGCTGCAGGCGAGCTACCTCCTGGTGGTGGAGAGGACCGGGGCGGAGCGCGGGATGAATTCCATCGAGATCATGGTGTACAACGCTATgctgtcgtcgccgccgctgtttCTCGTGGTTCTCGCCACTGGGGAGCTCGGGTCCGGAATCGAGAGGTTGAGTGCGATGTCCGGGGACGTCGGGTTCGTCTCGGTGTTCGTCCTGGCGCTGCTGGCGGGCATGCTGCTCAACTACGCGCTCTTCCTCTGCACTTTGACCAACTCGGCTCTCACGACGACGGTGGTCGGGGTGCTGAAGGGCGTGGTGAGCACGGCGTTGGGTTTCTtcctgctcggcggcggggtggatCCCAGCGTCACGCACGTGATGGGCATACTGACGAACACCGTCGGGGGAGTGGCGTACTCGTGCGTGACGTACAGCGAAAAGCAGGCAAAGCGGAGGATGAAGGTGAAGAACAGCGACTTGGACCTCGCGGGTTCAGAGGGGAAGTAG
- a CDS encoding predicted protein, with product MFGGSIRPASISFGVGGDIRPASKRGSSAVPRRSGGSVETRMEGSRAGADADKAPASRPPRREEDTVNLFRNYELRTAFAPAERRRLPTTLVTGWLGSGKTTVMRHVLANRQDLRVACVVNDFAELNIDAELVARDDNGVMPGSGAGKNTRGVVELTNGCLCCTLGGELETEVWRMLDESAKHGESVADVDYLLIETSGLVDPTETVASLDKKFGKMARVRLDAVVCVVDAEAAAYGAAGFYLDGPDAWRAQLSVADVVLLNKTDLLEGSEKKLKLAREFVGEHAPDARVVECERGRAPLTAILDVELTAQPEGKFGHDWDAAARPFLVSPTGEGLRKPGDRPKPSAAGGGPFVIDPARRTTHAPRGPTGRSRSDGSDESGADFGSVAYEGGPTSLASFQAWVACGIPPGVVRAKGFVTFAEEPGVQYDFHLSGRRRVEIEPSENRGPPGFESAFSKTPAKTRSATRLILIGPDIDRDVALAQLGDLESPPPRSGDLDVAAALAGARELVGSDLRLEWVEAGDWCHPLAAATCAHFRLTGAAANGLTVDEMERNHGVDMNAVNRDLVRALNSGGGGVVVTAASRSDKSTYFGSPETVVRVSLVGGEGALGESWWERVRTASTTALRRHIAHIPKCKCGF from the coding sequence ATGTTCGGCGGGTCGATACGGCCCGCGTCGATATCTTTCGGTGTCGGCGGGGATATTCGCcccgcgtcgaagcgcggttcgagcgcggtgccgaggaggagcggggGATCGGTCGAGACGAGGATGgagggttcgcgcgcgggcgccgatgCGGACAAAGCCCCGGCCTCCCGCccacctcggcgcgaggaggacacCGTGAACCTCTTCCGTAACTACGAGCTCCgcaccgcgttcgcgcccgccgagcgccgccgtctgccCACCACCCTCGTCACCGGCTGGCTGGGCAGCGGCAAGACCACGGTGATGCGTCACGTGCTCGCGAACCGCCAGGATCTGCGCGTCGCCTGCGTCGTCAACGacttcgccgagctcaacatcgacgccgagctcgtggcgAGGGACGACAACGGCGTCATGCCCGGCAGCGGCGCCGGTAAGAacacgcgcggcgtcgtcgagctcacCAACGGATGCCTCTGCTGCACCctgggcggcgagctcgagacgGAGGTGTGGCGCATGCTCGACGAATCCGCCAAACACGGCGAAAGCGTCGCCGACGTAGACTACCTCCTCATAGAGACCTCCGGACTCGTGGACCCCACCGAGACGGTGGCGTCCCTAGACAAAAAGTTTGGTAAGATGGCCAGGGTACGACTTGACGCCGTGGTgtgcgtcgtggacgcggaagccgccgcgtacggAGCCGCCGGGTTTTACCTCGACGGCCCGGACGCGTGGCGAGCGCAGCTttccgtcgcggacgtcgtgctGCTGAACAAGACGGACCTGCTCGAGGGGAGCGAAAAGAAGCTCAAGCTCGCGAGGGAGTTTGTGGGCGAgcacgcgccggacgcgagggtggtggagtgcgagcgcgggcgagcgccgctCACCGCGATCCTCGACGTGGAGTTGACGGCGCAGCCCGAGGGCAAGTTTGGGCACGActgggacgccgcggcgcggccgttCCTCGTGTCTCCCACGGGCGAGGGGCTACGGAAGCCCGGCGATCGCCCGAaaccgtccgccgcggggggtggGCCGTTCGTCATCGACCCCGCCAGGCgcacgacgcacgcgccacGTGGACCAACGGGGAGGTCGCGTTCGGACGGGTCGGACGAATCGGGCGCCGACTTTGGCTCGGTGGCGTACGAGGGCGGgccgacgtcgctcgcgtcgtttcAGGCGTGGGTCGCGTGCGGAATCCCGCCCGGGGTTGTCCGCGCGAAGGGGTTCGTCAccttcgccgaggagcccgGGGTTCAGTACGACTTTCACCTGTCCGGCAGGCGCCGCGTGGAGATTGAGCCGAGCGAGAACCGGGGGCCGCCCGGGTTTGAAAGCGCGTTTTCAAAGACGCCGGCGAAGACTCGATCGGCCACCAGGCTCATCCTCATCGGCCCGGACATCGAccgggacgtcgcgctcgcgcagctgGGAGATCTcgaatcgccgccgcctcgttccGGCgatctcgacgtcgccgccgccctcgcgggcgcgcgggagctcGTCGGGTCAGACCTGAGGCTCGAGTGGGTGGAAGCCGGGGACTGGTGCCATCcgctggcggcggccacTTGCGCGCACTTCAggctcaccggcgcggccgccAACGGGCTCACGGTGGATGAGATGGAGCGCAACCATGGCGTGGACATGAACGCGGTGAACCGCGATCTGGTCAGGGCGCTGAactcgggcgggggcggggtggttgtcaccgcggcgtctcGATCCGATAAGTCGACGTACTTTGGCTCGCCGGAGACGGTGGTGAGGGTGTctctcgtcggcggggagggcgcgctcggggagTCGTGGTGGGAGAGGGTTCGCACGGCGAGCACGACGGCGCTTCGTCGGCACATAGCGCACATTCCCAAGTGTAAGTGCGGCTTCTGA